A segment of the Maylandia zebra isolate NMK-2024a linkage group LG2, Mzebra_GT3a, whole genome shotgun sequence genome:
GAAACAATGGATGATTAATCATGTGTTTGTCTCCACAGGAAGCTGTGAAAAAAGACCAGAGTTTACTGTCATTTCCCAGCCAACTAGGTCATGTTGGCTCCGCCTCCaggtcagtcttttttttttcccccaaatctATATCCTACTGTTATTTAGTCTGCATGATCATTGTTAATGACAATAATACCTCAAACACTCTactgaaacaacaaaacaccCAGCTGTCAGCAAAAGATGCATGATTGACAGTGGGGTATGATGGCCACTACTTAAGCTGCTGGACATTTTGACCATTTTCTCATTTCGATTGGTGACTACAGCTGGGTGCTAAGAGATGACTATCTCTCTGAGACTCTCAATTCCTGCACCCTTGCTCCTGCATTCTTGCTGCATTCTTTGCAGATTTTAATTCCTGCTGGTTAGAGTAGTTTAACTTGACTCTCAGCTTATAATATCCTTACTTATCTTATGCTAGGCTTTGATGGAGTTCACACGCCATCATGAAATGAGCCGTTTTAGCTCTCTTCCCCATCACTTTAAGCTAAGGCTCTTCTGGTTGGCTACCCCTGAAAAACTGAAAGTTTGAACAGTGGGTGGCTGGGCAGCTGGGGTGACCATATAGAGGGAAGAGGTGTAGAAAATAGAGGTATAGAAAATGTCTAAGTATTTCCAAGCAGTCTGCAGCCTGAACTCCAAGATAACAGGAATTACCAGATTCTGACCTCTGTATATGAAGTTTTGGGCATGTTTATTATGAGCATGCATCATTGTAAGGGGATATATGACGAGAAGGTGGAAAGCATAATAGGTCTTCTTTATGACAAATTCCTAGACACTTTCGATCATGtgcaatcatttatttccagtcTTTAATTATTCACCCTTTGTTGAGACATACAGTTTATCCACCTGTTTCCGTTCAGTTCACAAAATGATTGCATGTATGTATTTGTCCTCTCCTCCTTTTGCAGGTTTTGTGAAGAGTCTGTGCTTGATGACTTGGCCAAGTTAAAAAGCAGAGTTGCGGCCCTCAAGGCAAATATACAGACTGAGGCAGAGATTCAGAAGCAGACGCAGCCTTTCCTGGAGGTGTGCaaaaaattagatttttaaatGGACTGTCTCCAACTTGAGGCAGGTTATCTCAAGTTCAAGTTTTGGGGCTTTAATTGAAGGGGTAATGAATATGTTCATGTAAAATGTATCTACAGGTGGCTGAAGAGCGTCTGAAGGAGGCAGAGGACGAGGTGGAGGGTATGAAGATGTCGAGTCAGGCTCTGGTGGAGTTTTTCTGTGAAGATGACAGCACTTTTAAATTGGAGGAGGCTTGCAGGgtctttcatttgttttgccACCGCTTCCAAAGAGCAGTCCAGGTTAGAAGCTGTCGATAGGAAAATTGTATCATAGAACCTTTAACTGTATGCTAAAGATGAGTGAGCAACTAtcctttctctctcatttttcCATAGGAAAATGCAGAACGTGAATTGAAAGAACAGAAACGTCTGGAACGCCAACGTGAGATGGCAGAAAAGCGTCGCTCTCTGGCAGTTTGCACTGGGTTAGACCTGAGCCTGAGCCTCGCCAGAGAGCCTCCCAGTCAGGAGAGCCAGGATGAGCTGGAAAAACTCCTAGAGAGGAATCTAAGCTACACTTGGAGCCGTCGTAGTCTTAGAAGCTCTGATTCCCGCAGATACCTCCAACACTCTCACAACGATAGCCATCTCCACAACTCACCCTTCCCTGAGCTGGGCAGCAGCCCGACATCAACCAGTTATCACTCAAACAGCTCCTCTGACCACGAGACCTCTGCTGTTCTCTGCAGCTCTCCAGAGACTGATGGCATGTGTTCCCCCATTGACCAAGGACCCGTCCTGAGCCGAGGGAGCACGGCTCGGCACAGCCAAGAAACAAAAttaaacactgaagcagcaaCATTTAGTCATTCTCAGCATGAAAGTGGCTTTGTTGTGAAACAACATGGACCTGAGAGTATTTCTTATCTGAGGCAAAACCAATCCAAGTTAACGGGAACTGAAAAAGAAGTGGATTtttcacatgaaaacatggcTTTAGTTAACTGTTCCTATACAGACTCTGCTTCTATTCATAGCAAACCAACCCAGTGTGTTAAAAGCAGAACTTCCACTTACAGGCAGAATTTTGGCCTGCCAGTAATGCCCAGTAATCATCCTATTCACTCAAAATCCAACAGCTCTTGTGTCAATGAGGAATTACAACCATCTGTTCATACAAGTGGAATACAGTCTTGTAGTGACAACAGTACTGGGCTCATTAGGTACTCCAGATCTGAGACCAAACTGCAGTCATCTGTCAGCGCTCCAGTGGAGGAGCAGTCGCAGCCACAGACGAGAGACACACCCTCTATTGAACCAAGTGCTGCGACGTGTTTGCCTGATGGAGTTTTAACAAACCGGACAGACACAGATGTGGTGTCCACACCTGCGGAGGAGACTTGGATGCCCTCCAGTCTGCCGGAGTTCAGCCAGTCACAGCCAGAGGAGGATCCTGAGTTGCCAAGTACCGAGAGGGAGACGGGGAGGTCATATTCTCGTGTCGGTGAAACGCTGGAGTGCCACACTCTGGTGAAAGGCCTTAGATCCTATGACGCCTTGTCACCCCCAGGCTCCCCACTCCCACGACCAACACCGAGCCTTTGCTCCAAGTGGAGGAAAGAAAGGGAGGTTGACCTTCGAGAGGGGTCGACCCCAGCGTCTCTGACATCAAAGGAAGAGGCTCGAACCATGAAGGTCCCTGTACGCAGTGGGATAGGAGCCAAGAGGGGACTTGTGTCACGTACAGGCCCTTCCAGTAGCACGGGCATTCCCAGGGTACGCTCTAAAACAGATTCTTCATGTGGAAACCCACCCCCTACAAA
Coding sequences within it:
- the fhdc2 gene encoding uncharacterized protein fhdc2 isoform X1, which gives rise to MHINLSVAIKESRAFHGTQPALPAAAEVTTMEPRAALVAPRPPPLAPPPPPPPPPPPPPPTASTSSSSSPLSRADSARRSRLRKLNWERIPKEKVEGRKSVWSGAAPDEDEFPIDLHSLDELFGQKDSKPRDRTSTLRRRSSLLHCRSPQDSSEEISLLDSKRSMNIGIFLRQFKMPAKEIVEDIRQGAGGRYGAEKLTELCKLLPDNEEESRLKKFSGDRSWLGEPDLFMLLLVEVPSFRLRLDAMILQQEFDPAVTSLCVAARCLREAARELLSCPELHSILRLVLKAGNYMNAGGYSGNAAGFRISSLLKLADTKANKPGMNLLHFVAMEAVKKDQSLLSFPSQLGHVGSASRFCEESVLDDLAKLKSRVAALKANIQTEAEIQKQTQPFLEVAEERLKEAEDEVEGMKMSSQALVEFFCEDDSTFKLEEACRVFHLFCHRFQRAVQENAERELKEQKRLERQREMAEKRRSLAVCTGLDLSLSLAREPPSQESQDELEKLLERNLSYTWSRRSLRSSDSRRYLQHSHNDSHLHNSPFPELGSSPTSTSYHSNSSSDHETSAVLCSSPETDGMCSPIDQGPVLSRGSTARHSQETKLNTEAATFSHSQHESGFVVKQHGPESISYLRQNQSKLTGTEKEVDFSHENMALVNCSYTDSASIHSKPTQCVKSRTSTYRQNFGLPVMPSNHPIHSKSNSSCVNEELQPSVHTSGIQSCSDNSTGLIRYSRSETKLQSSVSAPVEEQSQPQTRDTPSIEPSAATCLPDGVLTNRTDTDVVSTPAEETWMPSSLPEFSQSQPEEDPELPSTERETGRSYSRVGETLECHTLVKGLRSYDALSPPGSPLPRPTPSLCSKWRKEREVDLREGSTPASLTSKEEARTMKVPVRSGIGAKRGLVSRTGPSSSTGIPRVRSKTDSSCGNPPPTNSSTPTRLATPRSLSMRSSPISRAAEVKRSNSTRERTVSEAQAPGKPTLARRTSNRSVPEKGSGSTQPPFIRGTPLRVSKRLAPNSESQVPCQPSTAHSPSSATAKTIRTAVISAARNKTAKTTSTSPTPASSKIPTASRIPGPKMPRGSATSTAPAAQPLWR
- the fhdc2 gene encoding uncharacterized protein fhdc2 isoform X2 is translated as MGCWQLYPASILRQESRLKKFSGDRSWLGEPDLFMLLLVEVPSFRLRLDAMILQQEFDPAVTSLCVAARCLREAARELLSCPELHSILRLVLKAGNYMNAGGYSGNAAGFRISSLLKLADTKANKPGMNLLHFVAMEAVKKDQSLLSFPSQLGHVGSASRFCEESVLDDLAKLKSRVAALKANIQTEAEIQKQTQPFLEVAEERLKEAEDEVEGMKMSSQALVEFFCEDDSTFKLEEACRVFHLFCHRFQRAVQENAERELKEQKRLERQREMAEKRRSLAVCTGLDLSLSLAREPPSQESQDELEKLLERNLSYTWSRRSLRSSDSRRYLQHSHNDSHLHNSPFPELGSSPTSTSYHSNSSSDHETSAVLCSSPETDGMCSPIDQGPVLSRGSTARHSQETKLNTEAATFSHSQHESGFVVKQHGPESISYLRQNQSKLTGTEKEVDFSHENMALVNCSYTDSASIHSKPTQCVKSRTSTYRQNFGLPVMPSNHPIHSKSNSSCVNEELQPSVHTSGIQSCSDNSTGLIRYSRSETKLQSSVSAPVEEQSQPQTRDTPSIEPSAATCLPDGVLTNRTDTDVVSTPAEETWMPSSLPEFSQSQPEEDPELPSTERETGRSYSRVGETLECHTLVKGLRSYDALSPPGSPLPRPTPSLCSKWRKEREVDLREGSTPASLTSKEEARTMKVPVRSGIGAKRGLVSRTGPSSSTGIPRVRSKTDSSCGNPPPTNSSTPTRLATPRSLSMRSSPISRAAEVKRSNSTRERTVSEAQAPGKPTLARRTSNRSVPEKGSGSTQPPFIRGTPLRVSKRLAPNSESQVPCQPSTAHSPSSATAKTIRTAVISAARNKTAKTTSTSPTPASSKIPTASRIPGPKMPRGSATSTAPAAQPLWR